Part of the Gemmatimonadota bacterium genome, TGGGCCAGGCTGTCCCACTGGGTCGAGCCTTGCAGATACATGGTAATATAGTCGTCGTTGGCAATGGCCGAGCCCGCCAGACCGACTTCCTTGACCGGGACGTTGAGGATCGACATAAACCGCTGGGGCGGGGTGCGGGTGGGAAAGACCGGTCCGTCCTGATCAATCGGAATGCAGCAGCAGAAGACCTGCCCCTTGCGGACCAGTCTGGCCGCGGCGACAATCACCTCCGGCGTAATGAAATTGGCCGTCCCCTTTTCATCGTCCGCTCCCCAC contains:
- a CDS encoding cyclase family protein, whose translation is MPGREAIPKVSNWGRWGADDEKGTANFITPEVIVAAARLVRKGQVFCCCIPIDQDGPVFPTRTPPQRFMSILNVPVKEVGLAGSAIANDDYITMYLQGSTQWDSLAHVGYDGKYYNDVPASAITAHGGASRNDIGKLYQSFVTRGVLLDMVRYKGCEADGHLPADY